The DNA sequence TGAGGAGGCCCAACAttaaagtgaaaaacaaaacaaaacatattcacattttcacccCAAAATGCCACTCAGTGTTTATGTTGTAGTTGCTGTTGCATTTTATGCGTTGGCAAACGGATTAGGAGATTTATCTTGTCCATTTGGAAAATGTCCTTTTTGTCATCCGTCTGCTTATGAAGTTTGTGAAGGACAAACGAAACACGCATACTTGCCGCAGTGCAACAAGCTTTCACATCAGCGGCAGAAAAATCATCAAGTAGCGCCGGACTTTTCTTTGCCACCTACCCTTTCGAATGGCCTCCAGCAGGACACTGCGGGCGTCGCTGATGGGCGGCAGATTGGCGGGATGGTGCCGCTTGCTGGCCAACTCGTGTACGTTGGAGTGGGGAGGGGGCGTAGCCGGTGCGGGAGAGGAGCTCCGCGCCCCGGTcaggggcaggggggggggcaccGGCGGAGGAGGCAGGGCGGCGCCGTCCGGCCGGGCCGAGTAGCTCCCGCGCGGGCCCTtgtctgccacctgctggaggCGGGCCGGGGAGGAAGAGTGGAGGGGTGGCGCCACCGGCGGGGGCGCCGGGTGGAGCACCCCCGGGGCGATCTGGAGGGGGGTCGGGGGAGGGGGGACGACCGGGGCTTGCTGATGCCCGGGTAGCGGGGGGACGGGGGGCGGAGGTGTGCCGCGTGAGCCTGAGGAAGGGAGGGGCGGAggcgggggagggagggggggaggcgGGGGTGGGTGAGCGTTGCAGTTGAGGCCCGCTGTCCGCGCCGGAGACTCGGGTCTGCCGTCCGACAAGCCCGAACTGCAACAACAAAACGCCTTCATCAAgctcagggggaaaaaattatataaaaaagttacattttactttaataacgttttttattaaaaagttgtcatttcatgatgcattttttttccgcTTTTCGGTTTACTCTTCCTCCTTCCTTaacttaaatgtcaaaatatgctttcagctcttttttttttttgcgagagaGAAAACATACAagaatttaaacataaaaaaaaaagattttcaaaagtcatattttgtattttatttcagtttaatttcctaaagaaaaagcaaacaaaaaagattttttcatgggaaaaaaaaacttgcaagcaAGAAATTactatcttttatttttatttttttttttattttttaaatacgttttttttttaatttcaagattattatttttttaattaaagaaataattcTCTTTTGGACAGTTTTTGAAGTGATTCAAGTGAAAATGAAGACTTGATGAAGTTGACTGGCAAATGTTGGCGCCGCAGCGCTACTACTTGTGGACCGATACCGTGAGAAAAAGCGTCGAGTGTTGAAAAAGTTTGCCGAGTCCCACCTGATGACAGAGAGCGGCTTGATCTCCCCCAGCGGCGGAGGCGGTGGCGGCGGATCGTTGGGCCGCGAGTACATTCTGTCGCCGCCGCGGCTCAGCAGGTCGTTCATCTGGCTGTAGGGCAGCGCCGCCAGCGAGAAGGGTCCGTCCAGGTGCTCCGTGTACAACTGTGCCCTGCATGTCAACAACAACGCATGTTGTCACGCAACAGCGAGCATCAACTCACATTGAGTACGTGGTCATCTCTGCATCCCGACTTTCATAAAACATTCCTCATGAATTCTCTTTCCTGGCAGCATTTCCAGCTGTGACGTGACATTAAGCAATTGGCAACTGCGAGGGGGCATCTCCAACATCCTGACTGGATGCTTCACTAGGGGTGCGCCAAAAATACACCCAAACCAAAACAATTCTCATAGGAATAATTTACTACGATtcagaactgatataaaatatccccaaattgattttatttctattattttatgcTGCCTTCagtgtcttgcccttgtttgctTGTGCCTTTATTGGGGGCGCTCTTCGTGTaatacacgatttggccacttaggggcagtgtggttccgcgcgtgTTAaatttgtagccacattagagatgtgatgaaagtcacaatcaagttatgccaataaatgttgtttttcttttggagCATTGGAAGAGCAtgtgccggtgagtaatgttaacatgcttcttTATACATTCTTGAAGCGTTTTTGTTTGAATAGCCGTTCTTATGGGTAATGAAAGTGCTGCGAGTGGCGCGCtcattagcgttagcgagtcaatAAACTTGTTTCCGTGGCCAAAATTCGcagtttccttttttcgatGCGCTTCAAAATACTCGAAGCGTAAACGTTTCTTTGCGAATTGTgtgccctttttcgaatttctagcgtttctaTTCcgttttcgcatttcttgaaaattccaaTACAAATGGGTGGATAGAAGGAAACCCAACTAATGGGATGCTTTTTCCATCAtgcgttagccttgagctagctgTGTTCAGATAACACGCAGAACAAAGCGTGTCTGGATTGAAGTGGGCACCGTGTTTAATTTTCTtggttttgtgtgtttagatttacagttaactccaagaAACTGCTTGATACTGTAAACAATAGTACGGTTAGTTTGTCTTTATGTTGCTTGGAGAACTGATAGTGAGGAAACACACTACAGGAAGTGAGATAGACATATTAGCCAGGAATAACTAACGTACTTTATGCTGTGTTGAATTACGCAAATAAAGTCAATATAAGTAAGCAAGTCACTGCTACTCTTTATGGTCAGTGAGAACGGAACAGGGTGAAACGGAAACTAGCATTGGACTCTTTTTCAGGGACTGTTCGCTGTCTGCTAAACTGGACTCAGTCTGCTCAGGAATACGATCAAAATCATCAACATTTATAGAGTAGCAGTTGTGGTCCACACAATGTTTTTGTGGAAAAGGGTACCTtccttacaattcaaaacttaataaatatactgtttaattattttttttaatgtctccaTTTGTCATTCTATCTTGCAAACCAGATTGGAGTACAATAtgatgattctttgcacatctatagatcgAAGCAGAaatcaatgtcaatcaaataattttgaatcaaaaatcatttttgggggggattgaaAATCAATTTGGAATCAaattgtgagacagtcaaagattcccattCCTAAAACATATGCACTCTAGTCTAATGAGATCTggattaaaaggaaaaaaaaaagctgttgatgaaatgtttgactttttacAGAAAACAATCGAGTGCTGTTCCAAACAGGGCTCAACACCTGGAAATGACTCACAGCCAGACgcatattatttatcctctaccaaaaacttttttttttactgagcaTACTGTAGTTGTCAAACATTTGTGAGCCGCAATGAATTGCTGATTATGCACCAGTGCTTTCATCGTGACATGTGCGCATACCTGTCGTCAGGGTAACCGGCGGAGCCGTTGGCCTCTCGGTGTTTGTCGTCAGCCGCGTCCTGCGCCAACTCGGCGCCCAGCGCCAACTTCTGCCACTCCTTCTTGCGGTCGTGGGGCGCCCGCGGCACCTTGTCGAGCTCCGCTGGACGATCGATCCCCTTCAGCTTCAAGGTAAGAGAGGCCGACGGGTGAGTTAGTTTCCTCCGTTGTCATTTGGGTTCAACTTGACTGTTTGAGCAAGCTGGCGCCAGAAGCGCACGCAAAGAAACGGCGCTTTCTTGTTAATTGCAACAAAAGTTgggaacaaaaatatattcatacattttctctgtttttgttgttgttggtaaaactattttaaaagtcagattgtttgaagaaaaaaagtgatcatATGAGAAtgatgttgcattttttttacacagacaACAAATTGCTCCTCCGTTCCATAAAATTAGGACACCATTCATATTATAATTCCtttttcttggggggggggggggggggatatttttttttactgtaccaAGTTTCCCTTATCAAATAGACctttttgcagtaaaaaaatacaaattgaataaaaaaaaataaactatataCAAACACTGTACATGCCTTGTCATATCTTTGTCACTTAGTTTTGTAAAAGCCACTtggttagcattagcagttAGCAATCTACTTCCTGGTCTAAGATCCAAACAGTCGCGTGGTTTCATTCTAAATGTGCGCGGGTTGAACGTTTGGGCCCATCTACTATTTACTGGCGACTGCGTGGAAAAATGCTGcttattgtgaagtgagttggAGCTCAAGTTTGActtcatcaatcaatcaataaatacatctgCCCAACGACAGcttgtatttttgaaaaacattgaaGTTTAACTAGTACTTTCAGGCATCGCTCTATTAGTAAAGACATTATTTTGGAAATAATAGCGTTATAGAAATAAAGGCCTCCCCCAGCTGCATTTGAGTAAGTGATCAAGCAGGGCTTAAATGGCTTGATTTTTGTCTCCCATACGAACGTCAGCATTGAAGCACACGCAAGCTGCTGGAGCACAAATGacaaagacacaaacaaagagcaaaaagacaaataatggCATCTTGAGCATGTCACATACCTGCCCGGGAAGGTCTAAGTACCGATACACCTGATCATACATGCGGGGCTCCTGCGACTATaagaaacaaagcaaacaaaaagatACAAGAGGAGAAGCATCGGGGAtggtcagaaaaacaaaaacaaacacatcaacACTGCACTCAATCCATCATCACCATCACGAGAGGGAGCGCAAAAGAGGGCAAAAGTGCTGGTAGACACACAAACGCTGGCAGCAAGAGGGAGGTCGCAATCATGCACGCGCGTTCAGCGaattgagacacacacacacaatagagCTTAGTCGTGTTGAAAAGAAAACGCCAGATCGATCACCCTCGAATGGATCATATTGTTGAAGAGACAAACGGTAAAGTCAAGGATGAAAAAGCGATGAATGAAAATATAAGACATACTCAAACGTGGCGTTGGTTACGCCCACGCCAgggagagccgcagtcctgcatgttttcggtgtctcctgcctccaacccgggtgtttcaaatcatcagctcataattacgttctgcaggagggagacatcaaaaacatgcaggactgcggctctctcgGACCCAACTTGTCCACCCCTGGCCTATGCTAAATGTGCGCTCGTTTGTAGTCGTTGCTGAGATGTTGTATCGATGAACTCATGTCAGCCGCTTTGCTCTTCAATCCCATAGTTTGTTTCCAAAGTTTGACAAAAATGTTAGCTCCCTGCTGGACCAAATTGGACGAGTTGAGCGCTCGTAGTTGCTTGTCAGTGTCAAGCTCATATCATcgcttgttttgtttgacaaACTTGGCCAATGGAGTCGATTCGGATTGTGATGAGTGACTTGAGCAAAATTCCTTCAAATTCCTCCCATCCTTTCCCCAAGAGGGCTTTTCTCTCTGCTGCAGGGTCCTTTGGCAAAGGCGGGAACTTCCTGAATAAGAAGATGAGTGCAAGAGGAGGTCTGGGCTGTAAACAATCCCACTCCTCTGATGTAAATCAAATCTTGTGTAGTGTGACGCCAAAGAATTGGAAAAACTCCTCATTGCAGCCAACCTCCCCCCCCCTCGTAAACGCCGTCTCGCATCCTCGATGagcctcgctcgctcgctcgctcgctcgctcgtgcTTGATCCTCATTGACGTCACTTCAAGAGCTCTCTCTGGTTGGCGGATTGTGAGAGAGGAGGATCTCGTCCTTTTCAAGTTGCGTTTTTCAAGTGTTTAGCAAGCGAGGATGCCTTTAAAGTCCAAAACCGTGCTTGTGATGCAATCATCACGCAAGTACCAGCTAACTGGGCCCGTTGGCCCGTCTGGAAAAGTCGTCCGTCATAACGAGGTTGAGTTAAAAAGGCGTCGGTCCGCCGAGCGCCACACAACGTAACGCTTCACCATggagaaacaaaagaaaacgtaTCCCTCAATCAGGAGACGTACCTTCTGTTTCCGCCTCTCCTTGCGCTTGTCTTCTGTGTCCTGCAGCATCTTCTCTCGCCACAGGTCGAAAAAGTAGGAAGGGTTGGTGTAGAACTTGAGACCCTCCTTTCCGTCGTCTCTGCACACAAAAGGAAGGAAGAgcattgtgaccattttttgtacTGCTGCTACTACTGCCCGAAGAGAAAGTAGCACAAACAAACTGAAAGAAGAGAGTCCATTTGCTCGATTGGTCGGTGTGCTGCTGATAATGCAATAAACATTCTGTGGCTCGTGAAGGATCCGTCCAAATGCCCTCAAATGGCCACTGACAATTTGAGGGATTTGAAAATGAGTTCTTCATCATCTGGATTATGTGCGCGTCAGTCGACAGAAGAATTATTTGGCTGTGAAATGTAAGATCCATCAAGCGCAACTCGAAGAGAGACACTTGAAAATCCCAATCCCAATCTCAATGCACGCATAAGAAATGAATTTGTGACCTGTAGGGCGTGAGGATGTTGAGAGGCGGCGGCTGCTCGCAGGCCTGGTAGGTCTCCTGCATGGGGACGGGCAACGAGTCGCGGTCGAACAGCTGCTGGTCCTGGATGGTGGAACTCCTGAAGGCCTTCCTCATGGTGATGTCCTGCAGGGACActgaattgggggggggggggggggtttgggcaTTGCAAGCTATCGTTAGATCTCATCTAATTTAATTGTGGCAGTGAAAGAGGAAGACGAGTGCTCACGTTCTTCCTCTTTGGGGTCCAACTGCGTGACGCTGATGGAGAGGCGGTCCACGCGCTCCTGCAGCGAGTTGACCCGGAAGGAGAAGGAGTGGGCCTCGTTAAACAGCTCCCCAAACAGATCTTCCGCATATTTGCCTGCAAATCAGAATCAGGATGATTACATGTCTGTACACGCGGCATCAGTCTTGTGGTgcggaacacttttttttcattcgcTTTCGTATTCGCTTTCTCGTaccaaaaaaatagaaactgaCTCGCCAAATGGATGATTTTGTAAGTCGTGTGTAACATATAGCATTCCACTATTCAATCTTTATTGAACAAGTGGAGGCAATAACGAGCTTCCTGGTCTGCTCGTAACACTTCCTGTCAGAATGtcagaccttcaaaataaaagctggcCACTATTTTTGGTTGCATGCCGGCAGTCACACTAAACAACCACAAAATAATTGGAGTGCAAAAGCCAACAAAGTTTTACCATATTggcctgcttttattttgaagggccAGCTTTTGACAGGATGTTTCACCAAACTTTTCCAAGTGCTGTCAAGCAGACCATGAGGTTTGTTATTGTTTGGAGAAACCTAAATAAGAGCATACTTggcttttttgaaaccctaaatatTTTGGAAGGCTTATCGACTGAACGTCCGTACCACATATattgcgtgcgcgtgcgtgtcaTGTTTTTGCATACTGACTGAGGCTGCTGAGCTGTCTGATGACGCTGGCCAAAGAGATGTTGGTCACGCATTCCAGCTCGTTCTTGATGTTCCTGGGCAGCACTGTGTGGCACAGGTGCCGGGGCTCGATGGCGCGCTTGACCAGCGGCATCCTTCCGCCGTCACCTGGGAGGGGACAGCCGGTCAACACCATCAACAATCATGCAATGGGGAGCAAAAGGcaagaacagaaaaaaactgcGCGGTCGCTTCATATAtatatccaaccaccgtctgctttatcatatctgacctcttgtaaccaaacaagctccacacgacaaatgtagctcccactttaggcactaaaaatacaccagtaatatggtagaaggtgcacatctcttattagaaaggataggaaggaaggctaaatcaaaaatgttcattttataataataacacacacgCGTGTCCCCAATCTGACATGGAAACTTTTGAAATCAAGTCGAGGACGACTGGACGGAGACGTTGAACAAAAATCATCAATGCTGAGCAAAGCTTGACCAGCAAAAAGTAGATAATTTGTCAAACCACAAAGGAGGTCAAgacattttttatctttttcaaCATGGATTGTATGATGCCCTTTAGCAAAGTCCACTTCAGACAAGCGGCAAAAAAACTGAAGCCACCGCCATGCATGAAGTCACGTGACAAGAGAATCGCCGGCATCTGATTCTGTGCCTACGGATGACACTTCATTCAAATGACGAGATCCATACTGCTTATTGATCTGATTCCTCATCTAGTCTCTTATCAGTTCTGACTGGGAGAGGGAATGAAATAATGCAACATGATTGATGATCAATGTTTTTATCATTCTACATCCATCAAGCCAACCTTGATTGAGCACATTTCATACTGATTGTAACTGAAAGACGTCGAGCGAGCATGTCAAGCGAGCACGCTGCCTTGTGtgaaaaaagcttcttttttttgtgccttttgtTGAGGCTTGTCAGGGAAGGTGTCGTCTTTGATAGTTGGCACTTTGATACCAATCAGTTGAAGCATTCAGCGTTTTCTTGACGACTGGCTCGGCAGGCTGAAAGTACACAAATGCGGCAGGCAGCCCCCCCACCAACAAAAGAATTGTGGCGTGGCCCACAATGGCGTCTCCTCGACGACGCGTTCAGACAAACGACACGAGCGGTGTTGACGTTGACAGGTTCGCTTTAGATGCGTCCGACTTCTGACTCATGTTATGCTAATTCTGTTCTTTGCCATTCACATAACGGCCaagcttttgtcttttttcctgTCCCAAAACCCAAGGGAACAAAAGCGTCAAGTTTGTCAACTACAACTAGAGATACTTGTGTGGGAATTTTTTTGAAATAGAAGATCAGAATAAACATCTTTATATAAAGAACTGAAATGTGAAAAGTGAGACTGTCAATGGAGTGATCCTAATGAAGCGAGCGTTTCCTCACCGCACGCAGGTCAAGCGGCTTCTCTTTGGATGACAACTTTTACACAAAACACCACACTGTGTCACACAAGAAGGTTACGCTCATTTCCTGCCAATATGGCCGACTTGCAATGTTTTGGTGGCTCTGCATACGGTAGACATGTCTAGCAAATGTCATGCTGCCAAGTCAAATGGGCTAAGAAGATGGAAATGAAACCAAAGTGGTGGCTTCAATCCAGACTGGCGGACTTCCTGCCTCTTTTGCAGCACGGGTTCATcaaactggcttcaggggctgaatttgggaggggggagggaaaaaaagtgtcatgttGGCTCCATTCAAAGCAGCATCAATGATGAACTTTGTACTGCGAGTGAGTCGACACCCAAAGTCCGCTTGAGTCTTTTATTCCAAATGGATCGGAGTTGTGACGCGATCTCGGCGGTACAAAGAGCGACAAGTAAATATTCATGGCTGTCGAGTGTGTGATGAACAAACAGAATCAAAGACGATGATCTGCTGCTGAGCGCACAGAAAAGCCACCGCTATGAATAATGAAGGGCGGCTTTCAATAAAAGATGCCCGAATGCTGCCACTGGGCCACTAGTCGGGCCTGGGGGGCAAATTTCACCATTGGCGTATGTGCGGATGCGACAGGAAGCCATCCGTCAGAGGCGGACGGATGCCAAATAATGAGAGGCCGCTGCATTTGTAAACTCGTCATCCACTTGGAAAAATATCAACAAATCCCGCAGAAGGCATAGCCGCCTGCTGGCGCAGTCGCCGCTCGCAAAGTCCGAGCGGCTCTTCAGCCCATCGTCAGGGCGCTAATGATGGCGGGAAGCAAAAGTTAGAATTTCCAGCAAAACAAGACAGTTGACTTCTTTCAAAGAAAGAACATTGAATGTAGCCTGTGGGCGTGGCCATCAGCAAGCGTCCTAG is a window from the Vanacampus margaritifer isolate UIUO_Vmar chromosome 19, RoL_Vmar_1.0, whole genome shotgun sequence genome containing:
- the wasf1 gene encoding actin-binding protein WASF1 isoform X2, translated to MPLVKRAIEPRHLCHTVLPRNIKNELECVTNISLASVIRQLSSLSKYAEDLFGELFNEAHSFSFRVNSLQERVDRLSISVTQLDPKEEELSLQDITMRKAFRSSTIQDQQLFDRDSLPVPMQETYQACEQPPPLNILTPYRDDGKEGLKFYTNPSYFFDLWREKMLQDTEDKRKERRKQKLKGIDRPAELDKVPRAPHDRKKEWQKLALGAELAQDAADDKHREANGSAGYPDDRAQLYTEHLDGPFSLAALPYSQMNDLLSRGGDRMYSRPNDPPPPPPPLGEIKPLSVISSGLSDGRPESPARTAGLNCNAHPPPPPPLPPPPPPLPSSGSRGTPPPPVPPLPGHQQAPVVPPPPTPLQIAPGVLHPAPPPVAPPLHSSSPARLQQVADKGPRGSYSARPDGAALPPPPVPPPLPLTGARSSSPAPATPPPHSNVHELASKRHHPANLPPISDARSVLLEAIRKGIQLRKVEEQREQEAKHERVGNDVATILSRRIAVEYSDSEDESEFDEGDWME
- the wasf1 gene encoding actin-binding protein WASF1 isoform X1, whose amino-acid sequence is MPLVKRAIEPRHLCHTVLPRNIKNELECVTNISLASVIRQLSSLSKYAEDLFGELFNEAHSFSFRVNSLQERVDRLSISVTQLDPKEEELSLQDITMRKAFRSSTIQDQQLFDRDSLPVPMQETYQACEQPPPLNILTPYRDDGKEGLKFYTNPSYFFDLWREKMLQDTEDKRKERRKQKSQEPRMYDQVYRYLDLPGQLKGIDRPAELDKVPRAPHDRKKEWQKLALGAELAQDAADDKHREANGSAGYPDDRAQLYTEHLDGPFSLAALPYSQMNDLLSRGGDRMYSRPNDPPPPPPPLGEIKPLSVISSGLSDGRPESPARTAGLNCNAHPPPPPPLPPPPPPLPSSGSRGTPPPPVPPLPGHQQAPVVPPPPTPLQIAPGVLHPAPPPVAPPLHSSSPARLQQVADKGPRGSYSARPDGAALPPPPVPPPLPLTGARSSSPAPATPPPHSNVHELASKRHHPANLPPISDARSVLLEAIRKGIQLRKVEEQREQEAKHERVGNDVATILSRRIAVEYSDSEDESEFDEGDWME